The Paenibacillus dendritiformis region CCCCGCGGCGGAACGGTCGTCCTCGGGATGGAGCGCGAGAACGGCCATATGCTCCTGTATTGCCGCGACGATGGCGTCGGTATCTCCGAGGAGGATCTGCCGCGCATCTTCGACCGCTTCTACCGCGCGGACAAATCGCGCTCCCGGGACAGCGGCGGACTGGGCGTCGGCTTAAGCATCGCCAAAGCGCTCGTCGAGGCGCATCGGGGCACGATCTGGGCCGAGAGCGCGCCAGGGAAGGGCTCTACCTTTTGGATACGGCTTCCGGAACCCCGCTGAACGCGCACCTGCAGCTCCGCGCCCGGAAGCCGCCGCGACCACGATAGAGGAGGATATCCATGCCGCTTACTCAAGCTTTTCAACAATTACGCCGCAATCCGATCATCGCCTTCGTGCCAATGCTGCTCGATCTCGCCATTCTCGCGCTAAGTGTCGCCTGGTCCGGCTGGCAGCTGACATCCCAATGGAGCTACCGCATCGTGCTGGAAATGGGACTGCCTTCGATAATGCATTTATACAATCTTCCGTTCTCCTGGGCACAGCTGCTTCTCATCACGGTGTGGTCCTTCGCCCAGGGCGGGTACGTCAAGGCATTGGCCACTGCCTGTGAAGGCGGGAGCGTAGACGCGGATCACATGGTGCGGAACAGCCTTGCCTTCTGGGTGCCGTTCCTTGGTCTGAATATAGCGGTGCTGCTTGCGAAGGCTGCCGTCTCTTCTCTGCTGATTATGCAGTTCGGCTCCATCGGAGCCGGCGCTTCCTTGCTCGCCTTTGCGGTGCTGCGGATCGTCTTCATCTATCTCGAATTCACAATCGTTACCGACCGAATTCATTTCGACGCCGCCTTTCGCCGCAGCGCGCATTATTTCAAGCAGAACTGGCCGTCAGCGCTCGCGATGGCCGTGCTGCTGCTTGCGGCATCCGGCGTAGCCAGCTTGGCGGCGAACTGGTTCGTGGCCCCGGCTGCGGTCATCCTGATGATCGTTCTCTACAGCCTGATGATGTCCCTTCTCCAGACCGCGTTGATGCTCACGCTCAACGAGGCAAAGCGGTGGAGCGAAGGATAATGGCGCTCCCGGCCGGCGGCCTCATGCCGGGAGCGGCCGCCCCTCTACTTTTTGACCTTCATTTCTTTGACGAGTCCCGCATACTCTTCCTCCATTTCCCGTAAAAAGGTGGCTGTGTCCTTGCCCGGCATCTTGACAAAATCCTTCGCTTTCAAGTTGATGAAGTCGTCATAGTTGAAGGTGATAAGCGGGCCGTACGGGGAATAGACCGCGATCGGGGCCGGCTTCTGCTCGAAGATCGGGGCGATGTTGTACGTCTTGCCGCTCTCTTCGATATGCATGGCGGCGTATTGGCTCACCGCCTCCTCACTGTTGATGGTCGGCGGGCTGCCCGCGCGGGACAGCACCATCTGGCCCGCCTCCGATGCCAGATAGGCGATGACGGCCCAGGCGGCCTCCTTGTGCCGGCTATGCTTGTTGATGCTGACGGACACAGCCGGAGCCGTCGGTCCAATTCCCTTATGATCCGGCCATTCCGGGACGGACACAATGTCGAAGTCCAGGCCCTCCACCGCATTATTAAGCGGCAGATGCTGCAGCTGACCGATATACATCGCCACATTCTGCTCATTGCTGAAGCTGTACGTATAGTCGCTCGTATCGATCATCCCTGGAATGTTGCGGTATTTGTCCAGCAGCTCAAAAAATTGCTGAAATGCCGGTTCCTTCGCAAACAGCACTTCCCCTGTCTGCGGATCGGTGCCGTTCACCCCAAGCTGAGAAAAGGCATGGGAATAGTAGCCGAAGGAAAAGCCCTTGTACTTGACCCCGTCGCGCTCGGTCGTCAGTTTCTGCGCCAGGTCGAGGATCTCGTCATAGGTCATCCCGTCCTTCGGATAATCGACGCCGAACTTGTCGAAGATCGATTTGTTGTAGAACAGCGCCTTGCGGCTGTCTTCAATCGGCATCCCATACAAAGCGCCCGCCCCGTCCGGATCGAGGGCGCGAATGACGTCGACGACGCCCTCTCTGAAAATGGACATATCGAAGCCGCTGCGCTGAATGTAAGGATCGAGCGGCTCCAGCATATCGAGCTCCTTCATATCCTGATAACCGGAATGCATGACATACAGATCGGGGATGTCGCCGCGCGCATTCAATTCCTGCAATCCGGCCGTATCGAGCGAAGCTTCGGCCAGCTCCAGCGTAATATTCGGGAATGTCGCTTCGATCTGATCCTTGAAGCGGATGCGGAACGTCTCATCGTCGACAGCGATGATGAACTTGAGGGTGACCGGTTCGCCGTCATAGGCGACCTCTGTCGTCTTCACCGGCCCTCCCTTCGGTTCCGGCTCCTTGCCTTCCACTGCCGCAGGCGCGGAGGACGGATCATCGGTTGCCGCCTGCCCGGTGGAGGCTGGCGGTTCTTCCGCCGGCGAACCGCTGCAGCCGGCAAGCAGTGCGGCCATCATGAGGATGGCGATAAGCAGAATGGATACACTCTTTTTCATCGTACGGACGGCTCCCTTCATTAAACCGAAATCATCGAACATAACGGAATATACAGGTAGCCCGGCTTCAGCCAGCGAAGGCGGAAGCCGGATAGCATGCTGCGGAATGGAATTGTTCTGCGAGAAGCAGGAGGGGCTTGTAGTACGCTGTTGTGGTGCAGCAGCAGTGGCGGTATCCGCCGAACGCGTCCTGGCGGCTGAGCTGGGGTTCCGTGTTCTATCATGTGCCACGTCCCGGTGAGAGTAAGGCCGGGCGGATACCGTAACCACTGTTGCTTCTGTGCATTCAGGAGTTATGTTGCCGCGTTATCTTAATTTTTGTTTTTCTTTTCCTTCACAATTGTGGCGTAATCTTCATCCATCTTGCGGAGAAACGTAGGCACGTCATCCCCCGACTTCAGGAACGGCGTCACCTGGGAACCGACATAGTTCGTGCCATACAGCAAAATATCCGGGCCGAACGGACTGTACAAGGCCGGCTTCGCCTGTTGAAGCGAATAGATCCCTTTGACGTTCATGTCCCGCGTCATCACATCGGCGGCGAACTGCTCGAGGATGCTCTGATCGGAAGAGACGGATGGCACATCCTTCCGGGTCAAGCGCACCTGCTGCTCATCCGTAAGCAAATATTGAAGAATATCGAGCGCTTCGTCGATATGCTTGCTCTGCTTGCTGATGGCCACGGTCAGCGGCAGCGTCGATGGCCCGACGCCCGGCAGATCCGGCCATGTCGGGAAGCTGACGACATCATAGTCCAGATCTTCCGAATAGTACGGGATCGTATTCGCGATCAGTCCAAGACTCATCGCGACTTCCCCCTTGGTGAACTCATAGGTGATATCCGGCTCCCAGTTGCCCGGGATGTCGGCTACCCGCTTCACCATCTCGAAAAACCGGGCAAACGCCGGATCCTTCGAGAAGCGCGGCTCCCCGGTCTCGGGATCCGTACCGTGGGCGGAGAGCTGGGTCATCGCCTGCGACATGAAGCTCATCGCGAGTCCGCGATACTTGATGCCGTCCCGCTCTCCGGTCACTGTGGCGGCGAGATCGATCACTTCATCCCAGGTCATGCCATCAGTCGGGTAAGAAGCGCCGAACTTGTCGAAGACCGCCTTGTTGTAATGGAGTGCTACAGCCACATCCTCAATCGGAATGCCCAGCAGTCGTCCCAGCCCTTCCGGGTCGCGGGCGCGCAGCGCCTCCATGATTCCCGGCCGGATCCTGCTGAAATCGAAGTCGCGCTCCTTCAGCAGATCATCAAGCGGGAGGAGCATATCCTTCTCTTTCAGCACGTCGAACCCGTCCGTCGTCAAGATGATGTCCGGCACGACTCCCTGCGCGAACAGCTCGTCGAATTCTTCGGCGTTGGCGAATTTGCCCGTAGCCTCGATCGTGATATTCGGGAATTTCTCCCTCGTGCCTTCCAGGAATCGCATCTCCACCTGCTCCTTGCTCCACGGCGCCATGAAGATGAGCTTGACCGGCTCGCCGCTCTCTGCGGGCTCTGCCGCTTGCTCGCCTTGCCCTGCAGCGCCTTCGTTCTGCTTCGCGGATTCCGTCTCCGGCGATGCCTGCCCGGACTCGCCGCCGCTGGAGCCGCAAGCCGACAGCATCAATGTGAATACGAGTGTAAAAATAAGAAGAATGCCGATTCTACGTTTGTTCATCTTCAACCATCCCCCTCAGATGTAATTCAATGTATTCATTCGCCGAATCTCCACAGCGAGACGCTCGGCTGCGGCAGTTGCAGGCCGGCCACGGCCGCGCGTGCCTGCTCGGAATAATCCCAGCCCCACCGATCGAAAAATTCGCATAGATCGCGGCCGCAGGCGCGCGACACCATTTCAATGAACAGATCGATCTTCTGCTGCTCGGTCCGCGGCAGCCGTTCCTTCGGCAGCTCGCGGTAAGCGATATGCAGCCGGGTGAACATATCCCAGCCATACGCGAATTGCAGCTGCCGCATCATCGCCAGCCGCTCGAACAGGCCGATGTCGGCGAACTTCTGCTCCGGATCGCGCTCGCTCCGGTTCAGGAACGCCTTCGCCTTGTCGAAATAGGACCGTCCTTCCTTGTCCTTCTCCATGGCCAGGCGGGAAGGATTACCGTAATAGTCCTGAATGAGCAGCGAATAGATGTTCACCGACACCTCGACAATGTCCTCCCAGAACCAGGCCAATTGCTGGTACTCATGCCCCATCTCATGCCAGAATCCCCAGCCGTGCGCCAGCGAGCTGAATTGGCTGAAGGTGACCGCTTCCTTCGCAGCCGGGACGTTCCGAATCATAATCGGATACCCGGAATGCATGTAGCCGGCGCTAATCTGCACATCGGCGCAGATGCGGTGCGGGCGATCCGGCGTGCGGTGCGGCAGCGGCCGATCCGGACCCAGACCGACGAAGCTGTCATACTGATCGATCAGGTCGTCCCATTGCAGCATCAGCTCCTCCGGATTCTCCACCTCCCGGACAGCCGCGGACGGCAGCGTCAGGATGACCTTCCGGCCGCACAGCTCGGCATACGGTGTCTCGTAGTGGCGAATCGTATCCTTCCATTCCGCTACCGCCGTCTTCCCCAGCTCGTAATACGGGGCCCGCACCGCGCCGCTGACCGTCACCTGCGTCCGGAAGCCGGCCCGCGGCTTCGCCGGAATGAGATAGAGCAAGCCGCCGTACGGGCTGCTCAGCCTGTTCGTTCCCGGCTGCAGCGGCTTCCGCAGCGCGACGATCGGCGCCCGCTCCCACCGGAGCAGATGCCCGATCTCATCCGTATGCGCGCCGACCTGCACATCGAGATGCCGGACATCCTCCGGCACGTCGATCGTGACGACCTGTCCCGGCGGGGCGTACAGTCCGGTGCCGATCCAGTTCCCGGGAGGGACGAGCATCCGGAGATAGCTGAGGTCCGCATAGTCGAAATTCACCTCGACGGCCTGCCCGTGCACGGCCGGGGCATTGGCACCGACGAGGCCCGGGAACACTTCGGCATGCGGCGACGCCCCGCCGTCCGGGTCGAGGGTCGCCTGCTCGCAGGCGTACTGCAGCAGCACGCCGGTGTACGGCCGGCTCTCCTTGTCGAACGGAAGCGTCATCTCCATACCGGCACTGTTGGCAGCGGTTACAATTTCCTGATACAGTCCGCACTCGTCCGTCAGCGCGGCTATGGTGCCGTCCACCACCTCCAGCAGCGTCCGCCATTTCTTCTTCCCGTCCGAAGTCTCTGCGCCGAACGGAATGTCGGGCGCCGCAAGCGCACCTTCCTCGACCGCCTTCACCTGCTCGATTAGCCGCAGCAGATGGGAAGCGTCTGCCTGATCCGGCGCCAAGGCCGGCAAGGACGGGGGAAGAGACCAGATGACGCTGTTGCCCAGGGCGATGCCGGCCCGGTTCAGCAACCGCTGCAGCGGGTAGTCCCTTACCTTGACTTGGCGATCGCCGATACGCCGCTGCAGTTCCTCCTCCGGCTCCCATTCCAGCTCCCAGCCCTTCGCATGCACGAGCAGACTGCCGCCCCCCTGGATATAGGCATCCAGGCAAGCCGCATCCTCGTCCGTCAACGAGCGGTCCGCATAAGCTGCGGCATATCTCGAGATGCCTCCTTCGGCAGCGGACCAACCGGAGAGGCGTACGACCTCCACCGGCAGCCCGCTTGCGGCGTCGAACGCTTCCGGAGAGGCCGCCGTCGCGATCTGCAGCGGCCCTTGACCGGCGAGCGCTTGCCGGTAGGCCCCGCTCTCCTCTGTCAGCCAATGCAGCATGTTGGCGATGAACGCCCCGCTCCCGGGCACGGCGCTGCCCGCGCGGTTGAATCCGGTCTCGACGCCGGAGACGAGGATGCGTCCCCGGCCGTATCTTGCGGCCGCGATGACCGGACGGCCCGCCGCATCGGCGGCGGCCGTGAACGCCTGCTCCGAGATGGCGGAGACGACCCCGCCGTACAGCTTGTGATTCACCGGGATATCGGGCACGCCCTCATACAGCAGCTCGATATCCGGCGCAAGCGCTTGATCCAGCACCCGCTTCATCCAATCAACCCCTTTTCCTGTTCTCAGACTGCTCTTACTCTACCAATCCGGTACGTTCCACGCTCTCGACGAAGTAGCGCTGCGCGAAGAAGAAGATGAGCAGCGGAGGAAGCAAGGCCAGGAAGCTGGCCGACATCTTGATCGCTTCCACCAGCACGAGCGGCGCTTCTTCGCTGGCCAGCATGCTGCTGATGCTGGCGTCCACCCGCGACATCTGCGTCGCCAGCGGCACGAGCGAGGACTGCCCCAGGAACATCCGCGGGTAATACGTGTCGTTCCACGTCCAGACGAAGGAGAACAGCGACACGACCAGAATCGCCGGCTTCGCGAGCGGGAACATCACTTTCCAATAGAATTTGAAGGCGCTCGCTCCGTCGATCTTCGCCGCCTCCTCCAATTCCTTCGGCTGGGTCGTATAGAACTGCCGGAAGATGATCACGAACAGCGCGCCCTTGATGCCGAAGCCGAAGATAGACGGGATGATGAGCGAGAACAGCTTGCCCTGCAGGCCCAGCTTCGTGTACATCATGATCATCGGAAGCACGATGACCTGCGGCGGTATGATGAAGGCAAGCACAAGCAGGAACGTCAGCAGCTTTTTGAACGGGAACTGCATTCGCGCCAGCGCGTATCCCATCAAGCCGCAGGCGATGATATGGAACACGGCGACCAGAATCGAGATCCCGATGCTGACGAACAGCGATTGCGAATATTTGAGCGCCGTCCACGCCTTCTCCAGATGGCCGAAGTACAGCTCATGCGGAATCCAGGTCACCGTCGGGTCGTTCAGGTCCTTCTCGTTCATCACCATCTTGACCAGCATCTTGAAGATCGGATTCAAATAAATGTACGAGGTGACGAGCAGAATCCAATAAATGAACAGCTTGAACAGCAGTCCGCGGTTCACTTCGCGGCCAAGCACGGCATAGCGGACCGTGTTCAGGCCGTCCCGCGCCCACCGTTTTTTGAACTGCGCCGCTTTGACTCTCACGTGGGCATTCACTTTTCCTATCATCCCAATCCTCCTCCCGTCGTTCCCGCCGGATCCATTCGCTGTTGTCCGCTATCCGCGCCTGCGCCCGCTTCGGTTGATGCGCAGGAACAGGAGCAGGACAAGGGACAGGAATACGACGATGATGACGAAGTATATCCAGGCCAAGGCGCTGTTGTATCCGTAGTTGCCGGTATTGATCAGCTCAATGACCGGATTGTACGGGAAGGTGAACATGTCGACGACGGTATAAATCAGATTCAGCAAAATAAACGGCGACATCGCAGGCAGCGTAATCTTCCAGAACACCTCCCACGGCGTCGCGCCGTCAATGCGGGCAGACTCGTAGGAAGACTTCGAGATCGTCTGCCTCCCGGCCAGGAAGATCAGGATCTGGACGCCGGAATACCAGAGCACGAGCACGAAGCGGTTCAATACGTCCTTGACCGGCTTCGCCCAGGAGCTTCCGCTCAGAATTTCATCCAAATATTCTCCGATCGAGAAGCGGTCGAGAAAGCCGAGCGTGCCTTCCCCCTGATTCACGAACTCCGTCAAAATGTAGCCCGATGTGAAGATGATCGGGAGGAAGAAGACGACCCGGAACAGCATGCGGCCGGGAAAATCCTGATTCAGCATGATAGCGATGAACAAGGAAAACACCAGTATAATCGGCACCATGATGACGATCTCCTGGAAGAACGGAATCAGGTTGTCGTACAGGGCGGAGCTGCCGAACAAAATTTCGCTGTAATATTTGAAGCTCTGAAAATCATACTTCAGGCCGGTCGGCAGTACCGTGACCTTGTGGAAGCTCATATAGAGCGAGAATCCGAGCGGGAAGGCCATGAACAGCAGAAATCCGATAATCCACGGACCGACGAACAACAGGGCCTCCAGATTGCGGGACGTTTTCGCTTTCAGCATTTTTTTGCCCATGTTCATCCCCTCCCCGGCACGACGGCGAAGTCTCTGGCCTCGACCCGAATGCCGTCCCGGTCGTACGGCACATCGTTATAGTTCACGACAATCCGCTTGCCGTTCGCATACTCGGTCTCAGCGACGCCCTTCGCCAAGGCGCGGTGGCCGACGATGAACTGATCCTGCACATCGCCCAACGCCTCGTTGAAGCGGCTATACTGCTTCGCGATCTCCTCCGCCCAGTCTTTGTAGTAGGTGCTGTAAAAAGCGTACAGCGAGCGGGTCCCGATCAGATCCTCCGACGGCGCATACGTGAGCATGAAGGCCGGGATCGAGCCGTACTCGATATGTTTGAGCAGATACGACCCGTAGTTATCTGCCACATTCGCATACCAGGAGGAATAGGTCACCAGTCCGTGCAGCGCAATCTGCGCGAACGGAACGGTCTCATCGACGAACAGATCGAAGGAATTCTCATACGGCAAGCCGTTCACGTGGTCAACGTACTTCCAGGTATAATCGTTGCCGTTGGTCACATCCGCCGTTCCGATCAGCTCCTTCGTCTTCGCGAACAGATTCTCCTGGATGCGGCGCGATTCCTCGCGGGTCGCGGCATACCGCGCATTGAAGTCGCTGTTCACCCATTCGCCCACGGCCCCGCCGTAGGACATGCCGTCCACCCCGACCTGCTTCGCCTTCTCCAGATCGGCGATCAGGGTCTTCTCCAGGAAGCGCGGGCTAACCAACGTTTGGCTGGCACCGTTCCGCTCTGTGAACTTGATGACGACGGAGCCGAGATCCTGCAGCCCGTCCCGGCTGCTGCGAAAGCCGTCGCGCCCGTTGTTATTGTACGTGTAGGAAGCGGCGTCCAGCATGAGTCGATGCCCCTTCGCATGGGCGAATTCCGCCAGATGGCGCATGCCGTCCATGCCGCCCAGGCGCGAATCGACCGGGAAGCGGCCGCCGTATTCACTGAAGCCGCCCCGCTGCCATCCTTGATACGTAATCGACATTCTTTTCACGCCGACAGAGGTCAACTCGTTCACGATCTCCTCCGCCTGCGCCGTCGTCGTCAACGGCTCATACGTATCCCACAGGAAGCCTTTGCGGGAATCGGCGCCCAGCACATTCACCTGCAGCCGGATGTTATGATCCTCCGCCTTAAGCGGCTGCATCCCGTTCTCCTCCATCAAGTAACGGCGGTAGCGCTCCGCCATGCCGACGTAATCCGGCTTCGCCCCGTCCAGGAAATAATAGCGGACCGATCGGTCGCCTGTCGTGCGATCCTTGCTGAACGTCTGGAAGCCGTTCAGCTTCCGCTTGTCGGTCGGCTGGAAGAAGCGCTGCCGGTACGTGAATTCCGCCGTCGCCCAGTTGTACTGGTTCATCGACTTGGACGGCGCCGCCAGCACATTGCCGTATTCCGCCCCGTCCTGGAGCACGGCCAGCAGCGACTGCTCCCCCGACTTGATGCCGAACACCGGCATGCGGATCGGCTGGCGGGTCGAGAAGGAATTGTTGTTGTTGCTGAAGGCCAGATCCTCCCCATAGGCGCGTTCGAAATAGAAATTGTTGTTCGGCGGGCGATCCTTCTGGAACTGGACCAGCGTCCCCGGCCCATCCGGAATGAGCAGATAGCCGTTCTCCCGCTCCGAGGTGTAGGCGCCGAGGAACGGATACAGCCGGAGTCCGGTCATGCGGGCGTCATTGTCTTTTTTCTTCTTGTTATCCGCTTCGAATTGCTTCATCTCTTCGGCCGTCTTGCCGTCCTTGAAGCCTTCCTCCAGCACTCTCGTCTCGACGAAGTCATCCTTGAGCGCGACCTGAACCGGAACGACGAATCCAATCTTCGGCATCGAGAAGGTAAGGCGGAAGCCGTCATCTGTCAGTTGGAACTGCTCGATGACGCCCTTTTGGTCGATGACGTTCGTCTCCTTGACCTGGTCCTTGCGGACGTTGAATTCGACATAGCGGATAAATACCGGGGACTGCATATGCTTCTTCCACATGTCGGTGTTCTCTTTGTCATTCCATCCCTCCGCATCGGGGAACGACCGCCACACGCTGCCGTTCCGCTTATCCTTCACGATGAAATGGCCGGTGTCCCGGTGGACCAGCAGCTGCAGCTTGTCGTTCTCCGCCGCCGGAATGAACTGGCTGTCGGCCGGGTAGAGGCTCGCATAGCTGTTCTTGAGCTCCGCCTTCGCTGCCGGTTCCTTAGCTGCTGCGGATTTCGTTGCTGCAGTTTTTGTTGCT contains the following coding sequences:
- a CDS encoding ABC transporter substrate-binding protein — protein: MKKSVSILLIAILMMAALLAGCSGSPAEEPPASTGQAATDDPSSAPAAVEGKEPEPKGGPVKTTEVAYDGEPVTLKFIIAVDDETFRIRFKDQIEATFPNITLELAEASLDTAGLQELNARGDIPDLYVMHSGYQDMKELDMLEPLDPYIQRSGFDMSIFREGVVDVIRALDPDGAGALYGMPIEDSRKALFYNKSIFDKFGVDYPKDGMTYDEILDLAQKLTTERDGVKYKGFSFGYYSHAFSQLGVNGTDPQTGEVLFAKEPAFQQFFELLDKYRNIPGMIDTSDYTYSFSNEQNVAMYIGQLQHLPLNNAVEGLDFDIVSVPEWPDHKGIGPTAPAVSVSINKHSRHKEAAWAVIAYLASEAGQMVLSRAGSPPTINSEEAVSQYAAMHIEESGKTYNIAPIFEQKPAPIAVYSPYGPLITFNYDDFINLKAKDFVKMPGKDTATFLREMEEEYAGLVKEMKVKK
- a CDS encoding ABC transporter substrate-binding protein, which encodes MNKRRIGILLIFTLVFTLMLSACGSSGGESGQASPETESAKQNEGAAGQGEQAAEPAESGEPVKLIFMAPWSKEQVEMRFLEGTREKFPNITIEATGKFANAEEFDELFAQGVVPDIILTTDGFDVLKEKDMLLPLDDLLKERDFDFSRIRPGIMEALRARDPEGLGRLLGIPIEDVAVALHYNKAVFDKFGASYPTDGMTWDEVIDLAATVTGERDGIKYRGLAMSFMSQAMTQLSAHGTDPETGEPRFSKDPAFARFFEMVKRVADIPGNWEPDITYEFTKGEVAMSLGLIANTIPYYSEDLDYDVVSFPTWPDLPGVGPSTLPLTVAISKQSKHIDEALDILQYLLTDEQQVRLTRKDVPSVSSDQSILEQFAADVMTRDMNVKGIYSLQQAKPALYSPFGPDILLYGTNYVGSQVTPFLKSGDDVPTFLRKMDEDYATIVKEKKNKN
- a CDS encoding M60 family metallopeptidase; amino-acid sequence: MKRVLDQALAPDIELLYEGVPDIPVNHKLYGGVVSAISEQAFTAAADAAGRPVIAAARYGRGRILVSGVETGFNRAGSAVPGSGAFIANMLHWLTEESGAYRQALAGQGPLQIATAASPEAFDAASGLPVEVVRLSGWSAAEGGISRYAAAYADRSLTDEDAACLDAYIQGGGSLLVHAKGWELEWEPEEELQRRIGDRQVKVRDYPLQRLLNRAGIALGNSVIWSLPPSLPALAPDQADASHLLRLIEQVKAVEEGALAAPDIPFGAETSDGKKKWRTLLEVVDGTIAALTDECGLYQEIVTAANSAGMEMTLPFDKESRPYTGVLLQYACEQATLDPDGGASPHAEVFPGLVGANAPAVHGQAVEVNFDYADLSYLRMLVPPGNWIGTGLYAPPGQVVTIDVPEDVRHLDVQVGAHTDEIGHLLRWERAPIVALRKPLQPGTNRLSSPYGGLLYLIPAKPRAGFRTQVTVSGAVRAPYYELGKTAVAEWKDTIRHYETPYAELCGRKVILTLPSAAVREVENPEELMLQWDDLIDQYDSFVGLGPDRPLPHRTPDRPHRICADVQISAGYMHSGYPIMIRNVPAAKEAVTFSQFSSLAHGWGFWHEMGHEYQQLAWFWEDIVEVSVNIYSLLIQDYYGNPSRLAMEKDKEGRSYFDKAKAFLNRSERDPEQKFADIGLFERLAMMRQLQFAYGWDMFTRLHIAYRELPKERLPRTEQQKIDLFIEMVSRACGRDLCEFFDRWGWDYSEQARAAVAGLQLPQPSVSLWRFGE
- a CDS encoding carbohydrate ABC transporter permease, producing the protein MIGKVNAHVRVKAAQFKKRWARDGLNTVRYAVLGREVNRGLLFKLFIYWILLVTSYIYLNPIFKMLVKMVMNEKDLNDPTVTWIPHELYFGHLEKAWTALKYSQSLFVSIGISILVAVFHIIACGLMGYALARMQFPFKKLLTFLLVLAFIIPPQVIVLPMIMMYTKLGLQGKLFSLIIPSIFGFGIKGALFVIIFRQFYTTQPKELEEAAKIDGASAFKFYWKVMFPLAKPAILVVSLFSFVWTWNDTYYPRMFLGQSSLVPLATQMSRVDASISSMLASEEAPLVLVEAIKMSASFLALLPPLLIFFFAQRYFVESVERTGLVE
- a CDS encoding carbohydrate ABC transporter permease; amino-acid sequence: MGKKMLKAKTSRNLEALLFVGPWIIGFLLFMAFPLGFSLYMSFHKVTVLPTGLKYDFQSFKYYSEILFGSSALYDNLIPFFQEIVIMVPIILVFSLFIAIMLNQDFPGRMLFRVVFFLPIIFTSGYILTEFVNQGEGTLGFLDRFSIGEYLDEILSGSSWAKPVKDVLNRFVLVLWYSGVQILIFLAGRQTISKSSYESARIDGATPWEVFWKITLPAMSPFILLNLIYTVVDMFTFPYNPVIELINTGNYGYNSALAWIYFVIIVVFLSLVLLLFLRINRSGRRRG
- a CDS encoding DUF5696 domain-containing protein; its protein translation is MKQPLSRAYRTRRIFAIALLVTLTSFVLVSYQGRAENKPEPPASGNAAPAGEGAAEESGSSAAGASNSGHNPDSQPGADAAPPAAPDGTGAEAAGAGDNSAAQATATKTAATKSAAAKEPAAKAELKNSYASLYPADSQFIPAAENDKLQLLVHRDTGHFIVKDKRNGSVWRSFPDAEGWNDKENTDMWKKHMQSPVFIRYVEFNVRKDQVKETNVIDQKGVIEQFQLTDDGFRLTFSMPKIGFVVPVQVALKDDFVETRVLEEGFKDGKTAEEMKQFEADNKKKKDNDARMTGLRLYPFLGAYTSERENGYLLIPDGPGTLVQFQKDRPPNNNFYFERAYGEDLAFSNNNNSFSTRQPIRMPVFGIKSGEQSLLAVLQDGAEYGNVLAAPSKSMNQYNWATAEFTYRQRFFQPTDKRKLNGFQTFSKDRTTGDRSVRYYFLDGAKPDYVGMAERYRRYLMEENGMQPLKAEDHNIRLQVNVLGADSRKGFLWDTYEPLTTTAQAEEIVNELTSVGVKRMSITYQGWQRGGFSEYGGRFPVDSRLGGMDGMRHLAEFAHAKGHRLMLDAASYTYNNNGRDGFRSSRDGLQDLGSVVIKFTERNGASQTLVSPRFLEKTLIADLEKAKQVGVDGMSYGGAVGEWVNSDFNARYAATREESRRIQENLFAKTKELIGTADVTNGNDYTWKYVDHVNGLPYENSFDLFVDETVPFAQIALHGLVTYSSWYANVADNYGSYLLKHIEYGSIPAFMLTYAPSEDLIGTRSLYAFYSTYYKDWAEEIAKQYSRFNEALGDVQDQFIVGHRALAKGVAETEYANGKRIVVNYNDVPYDRDGIRVEARDFAVVPGRG